In Mycoplasma sp. Mirounga ES2805-ORL, a single window of DNA contains:
- a CDS encoding ABC transporter permease, with amino-acid sequence MNKINNFGVKTLKFLRSDGINSSLQKIKGSIFAIALGLIISILPMLLDVIEKDALIGEAFRGLFILPFEADLSRTLIYIAIFILVGGGVGVSFKTGLFNIGASGQMMLGGGVAIMIGILQPAPQIPRFLWVFILMIISALLGAILAGIAGFLKAFANVHEVITTIMLNWITFYGLKHVFRMRTFWGGITDSKPMPETYKLDLANINEIWFVLFISIAIMLLLAFIFKFTKLGFSMKMNGLNTNAAKYSGINNKMTTIYSMLISGALAGLGGYFLYAISEGKMPELRNLEMFGFEAITVTLLSFSSPLGSIPAGIFYGTFKKGSGFAYGIAGMSRETFGLAIGIVIFTASIAPILVNVKPYKWLKESILSRKIKSIEKEKNILNNKLKELKLDYKNNKSKYLVEQKQAKLNFDSERSKNTEMSEFELAKKVNYHKGIKKHILIEYKNALNSINQQFKENKISSLSDLSVQKRDLLNKLIDDIKIFNIDYLETEKIKYKSNTNTLKSNYKLFKNEAIQKYNDNRNKHVFAKIYSWRAKEIQELKKERDTKIQELKEKNLDYKETKKEFNNLIKNKELELWINRSSSTAKGGK; translated from the coding sequence ATGAACAAAATTAATAATTTCGGTGTTAAAACTCTTAAGTTTTTAAGAAGTGATGGAATTAATTCCTCACTACAAAAAATAAAAGGTTCAATTTTTGCAATAGCATTAGGATTAATAATATCTATTCTTCCGATGCTACTTGATGTTATTGAAAAAGATGCTTTAATAGGTGAAGCATTTAGAGGATTATTTATTCTTCCTTTTGAAGCAGATTTATCACGTACATTAATTTATATAGCGATATTTATATTAGTTGGTGGTGGAGTTGGAGTCAGCTTCAAAACAGGACTATTTAATATTGGCGCCTCAGGACAAATGATGTTAGGCGGTGGTGTTGCCATTATGATAGGTATATTACAACCAGCGCCTCAAATACCTAGATTTTTATGAGTTTTTATTCTAATGATAATAAGCGCTCTTTTAGGAGCAATATTAGCAGGTATTGCCGGATTTTTAAAGGCTTTTGCTAATGTGCATGAAGTTATAACTACTATAATGCTTAACTGAATAACTTTTTATGGTCTTAAACATGTTTTTAGAATGAGAACATTTTGGGGCGGAATAACTGATTCAAAACCAATGCCGGAAACATATAAATTAGATTTAGCTAATATTAATGAAATATGATTTGTATTATTTATTTCAATAGCCATAATGTTACTTTTAGCCTTTATCTTTAAATTTACTAAGCTTGGTTTTTCAATGAAAATGAATGGTCTTAATACTAATGCCGCCAAATACTCAGGTATAAATAACAAAATGACTACTATATATTCAATGTTAATATCAGGAGCATTAGCCGGGCTTGGAGGATATTTCTTATACGCTATTTCAGAAGGGAAAATGCCTGAATTAAGAAATCTTGAAATGTTTGGCTTTGAAGCAATAACTGTAACTTTACTTTCTTTTTCATCTCCATTAGGATCTATTCCGGCCGGAATCTTCTATGGAACATTTAAAAAAGGTTCAGGATTCGCATATGGAATAGCAGGGATGAGTAGAGAAACATTTGGCCTTGCAATTGGAATTGTTATATTTACAGCCTCAATTGCTCCAATTTTAGTTAATGTAAAACCATATAAATGATTAAAAGAATCAATACTTTCTCGCAAGATAAAATCTATTGAAAAAGAAAAAAATATATTAAACAATAAATTAAAAGAACTCAAACTAGACTATAAAAATAATAAATCAAAATATTTAGTTGAACAAAAGCAAGCAAAATTAAATTTTGATAGTGAACGTAGTAAAAATACTGAGATGTCAGAATTTGAATTAGCTAAAAAAGTTAATTACCACAAAGGAATTAAAAAACACATTTTAATTGAATATAAGAATGCTCTAAATTCGATTAACCAGCAATTTAAAGAAAACAAAATTTCCTCACTTAGCGATTTATCAGTTCAAAAAAGAGATTTATTAAATAAATTAATTGACGATATCAAAATATTTAATATTGACTACTTAGAAACTGAAAAAATTAAATATAAATCAAATACTAATACCTTGAAAAGCAACTATAAATTATTTAAAAATGAAGCAATTCAAAAATATAATGACAATAGAAACAAACATGTTTTTGCCAAGATATATAGTTGGAGAGCGAAAGAAATTCAAGAACTTAAAAAAGAAAGAGATACAAAAATTCAAGAACTTAAAGAAAAAAATCTTGACTATAAAGAAACCAAAAAAGAATTTAATAAC
- a CDS encoding ABC transporter ATP-binding protein, protein MNAVEMRNITKVFGTFKANDNITFKVKENTIHALIGENGAGKSTLMSILFGLYTPTSGEILIKNNPVKIDSPLKANMLGIGMVHQHFKLIDDFTVLQNIVLNNEDTIARTFVTNKNAIKKIKEIMDKYNFHIDLKKKIRNCTVAEQQRVEILKMLYRDSEILIFDEPTAVLSPEQIDQFLKALIDLKNKGKTIIIITHKLDELKQVADTGTIIRLGKFIADVNIKDITHKELSKLMVGADLKEIKNSFVDNKNDVVFKIEKLNVNKQGYKNVLGLKNFSMDIKAGEIVGVAGVEGNGQSELINSIAGLSPIKSGKILLRINKKNNVHNIFHELIKTVDGRFKNVLKYIKNLNNSDKYPEIKNSLKSKYLEFVKNSKYKNDSKKMKIKNTNTDESNINNTVRDFYSFYNPVIDLLNQDNESFISQIDKLNSYISSLVKEYNKFIIESKTSNKYLDIKNYKKYTKVSKKHIVEKINEFEDWYDLSKTNIASKYTLGVAHIPEDRHLHGLVLDLNLEENSVSQILGESPYSKFGIISYKNIANFSNQIIKHFDVRSSNGGKSLARGLSGGNQQKFIVGRELSKTSELIIIAQPTRGLDVGAINNIHKNILNAKKQNKAILLISYEIDEIMSLADRVIVLNSGENTGTLTKEQITREKLGELMARKVNNEQN, encoded by the coding sequence ATGAATGCAGTTGAAATGAGAAATATTACAAAAGTTTTCGGGACTTTTAAAGCTAATGATAATATCACATTCAAAGTTAAGGAAAATACGATTCATGCTCTAATTGGAGAAAATGGAGCAGGAAAGAGTACGCTTATGTCTATTTTATTTGGATTATATACCCCAACAAGTGGTGAGATTTTAATAAAAAATAATCCAGTTAAAATTGATTCACCCCTTAAAGCTAATATGCTAGGAATAGGTATGGTTCATCAGCACTTTAAACTAATTGATGACTTTACTGTTCTTCAAAATATTGTTTTAAATAATGAAGATACAATAGCTAGAACGTTTGTAACGAACAAAAATGCTATTAAAAAAATTAAAGAAATAATGGATAAATATAACTTCCATATTGACCTAAAGAAAAAAATAAGAAACTGTACTGTTGCTGAACAGCAAAGAGTTGAAATATTAAAAATGCTTTATAGAGATTCAGAAATACTTATTTTTGATGAACCGACAGCTGTTTTATCACCAGAACAAATTGACCAATTTCTTAAAGCTTTAATTGATTTAAAAAACAAAGGCAAAACTATCATTATAATCACCCACAAACTAGATGAACTTAAACAAGTAGCTGATACAGGAACAATTATTAGACTAGGCAAATTTATAGCAGATGTAAATATAAAAGATATAACACACAAAGAACTATCTAAACTAATGGTTGGTGCTGATCTAAAAGAAATTAAGAACTCATTTGTTGATAATAAAAATGATGTTGTATTTAAAATTGAAAAACTAAACGTAAATAAACAAGGATATAAAAATGTTTTAGGTCTCAAAAACTTTTCAATGGACATTAAAGCAGGTGAAATTGTTGGTGTTGCCGGTGTTGAAGGAAACGGTCAAAGTGAACTTATTAATTCAATAGCAGGACTATCACCAATCAAATCAGGAAAAATATTATTAAGAATTAATAAAAAGAATAATGTTCACAATATCTTTCATGAGTTAATTAAGACGGTTGATGGTAGATTCAAAAATGTATTAAAATACATTAAAAACTTAAATAATAGTGATAAATATCCAGAAATAAAAAATAGCTTGAAGAGTAAGTACTTAGAATTTGTAAAAAATTCAAAATATAAAAATGACTCTAAAAAGATGAAAATAAAAAATACTAATACAGACGAAAGCAATATTAACAATACAGTTCGAGATTTTTACTCATTCTACAATCCTGTCATTGACTTACTAAATCAAGATAATGAAAGTTTTATCAGTCAAATAGATAAATTAAACAGTTATATATCAAGTTTAGTTAAAGAATATAACAAATTTATTATTGAGTCAAAAACATCCAACAAATATCTTGATATTAAAAACTATAAAAAATATACAAAGGTTTCAAAAAAACATATTGTCGAAAAAATTAATGAATTTGAGGATTGGTACGATTTATCCAAAACTAATATAGCTTCAAAATATACATTAGGTGTTGCTCATATACCTGAAGATAGACATTTACATGGTTTGGTACTTGATCTTAATCTAGAAGAAAATTCAGTATCTCAAATATTGGGAGAAAGTCCATATAGTAAATTTGGAATAATTTCATATAAAAACATTGCCAACTTCTCTAATCAAATAATTAAACATTTTGATGTTAGATCAAGTAATGGTGGAAAATCATTAGCGAGAGGACTTTCTGGTGGTAATCAACAAAAATTTATTGTTGGCCGTGAATTGTCAAAAACTAGTGAGTTAATTATCATAGCTCAACCAACTAGAGGATTAGATGTTGGAGCTATCAACAATATCCATAAAAATATCCTAAATGCAAAAAAACAAAATAAAGCTATTCTATTAATTAGTTACGAAATTGATGAAATAATGTCATTAGCTGACCGCGTTATTGTTCTAAACTCCGGCGAAAACACCGGAACATTAACAAAAGAACAAATCACAAGAGAAAAACTAGGAGAATTAATGGCAAGAAAGGTAAATAATGAACAAAATTAA
- a CDS encoding DEAD/DEAH box helicase, whose translation MKNQIDKKYQSILSNLLDISPNDKAVFTRVNNNNSFDFYNLFGPEVFSFIYEKKDFDIPILEVNLLKVIKDLEQINDANEFKQYIMDNNFEIADYKIRQLDKNFASVKEKFIEEIKLNFQKQNLKWKLFINKAKTINEETNIWPMHLGFYFVRLVNDGKSIYAPLFLKEVYIELRNGRPFLVSNGDIKINEKVQFILNNSGFDINIDDDYGSWSIKKLVSYLYDNWKDIFDLNFNINQPFENVEPEGIKNSSIQFKGGVVLGLFQPSGGYVRNRMLEIINNNEINKILDIEFNKNIYKNKVKNTIFNPKTSIFKITPTNLSQDKAIASSLNQNTIIWGPPGTGKSQTIVNILTNLLVFGKTSLVCSQKKAALEVIKNRMQDLSIFCLFMLNSRNMNKKNFYLPLRDYLDFLENYDSKADLRPQRILRKKEIEFVNNIESLSSDLRFEKAVKLISNFKENFNELNSNFWAKARLLNSNLVYPKQLNFSSEKDITKQMLKLNKVYGKIWNPKNYKVKKVSSIIFNSFKNFYGDLNIVLPLIDDLKEADFGYVESLLKIIPNENGSLTSNILELKKFIAERIIEKVNKFTEQEKEDYQEFAATIRLATLEPYKFIKKFPNIIKKLFPIIIVTPEADLSEWKKKEFDYAILDESSQIFLEKGLPVLYLAKIKILAGDDQQMKPSNWFGSRLSDDESIYGKVDSLLDFAKGIGVYNVLLDKNYRSNYAALMTFSSKNFYNSNLDIIDSASDITDYSPIDVYEVNGKWEDNKNELEAQLAIKLAKDNLVKYNKIILLCFNAKQQDYITNEIFKKHPKLENAVNNNLLLLRNIENIQGDEADLVIVSVAYDKSVSIYSTYVGRPGGKNALNVAISRAKDKMIVVKSLKAEDLTINTSNDDSLIFKKWLKFLELDKNDKQNFLNLENQFISKINPHNSNEDIKNDSNFKNEIKNYLTSLLKDKPFLELVENENLGTVLVDFSIKRSGTNIFSIIVDDYNYSNNVEEYVRQKDLIKFIKSKKYEIYWLDRINWEFNKSEIELLIHSLREVSNEKTIIQTLDIPTHQLENIMGDESKLNEIKKQIKEQEKSLKDKNIEYQTSDQSSFINVNSNIDQNDNLEDDFNSTITTYVIDKNQSNDYIENVYPEIDSDNSTENILSNNENYLERPVLKIASFEETKKQWEDTLTTEAVILDTNQLQNKEQ comes from the coding sequence ATGAAAAACCAAATAGATAAAAAGTATCAAAGTATATTAAGTAATTTGCTAGATATTTCACCTAATGATAAAGCAGTCTTTACAAGAGTAAATAATAATAACTCTTTTGATTTTTATAATTTATTTGGCCCTGAAGTTTTTTCGTTTATTTACGAAAAAAAAGATTTTGATATTCCTATTTTAGAAGTTAATTTATTAAAAGTTATTAAAGATCTAGAACAAATAAATGATGCAAATGAATTTAAACAATATATTATGGATAATAATTTTGAGATAGCTGATTATAAAATTCGTCAACTCGACAAAAATTTTGCATCTGTTAAGGAAAAATTTATAGAAGAAATTAAATTAAATTTCCAAAAGCAAAATCTAAAGTGAAAATTATTTATTAATAAAGCAAAGACAATTAATGAAGAAACAAATATTTGACCAATGCATTTAGGATTTTATTTTGTTAGATTAGTTAATGACGGTAAGTCAATTTACGCTCCGTTGTTTTTAAAAGAAGTTTACATCGAATTAAGAAATGGACGACCATTCTTAGTTTCGAATGGCGACATTAAAATAAATGAAAAAGTACAATTTATTTTAAATAATTCGGGATTTGACATAAACATAGATGATGATTATGGTTCGTGATCTATTAAAAAACTAGTTTCTTACTTATATGATAATTGAAAAGATATTTTTGATTTAAATTTCAACATTAACCAACCATTTGAAAATGTTGAACCAGAAGGTATAAAGAATAGTTCAATTCAATTTAAAGGTGGAGTTGTTTTAGGTTTATTTCAACCTTCAGGTGGCTATGTTAGAAATAGAATGCTTGAAATTATTAACAATAATGAAATAAACAAAATTTTAGATATTGAATTTAATAAAAACATTTATAAAAACAAAGTCAAAAATACCATATTTAATCCCAAAACAAGTATTTTCAAGATCACACCAACTAATTTAAGTCAAGATAAAGCCATAGCTAGTTCTTTAAATCAAAATACAATAATTTGAGGTCCTCCAGGTACTGGTAAGTCACAAACTATTGTAAATATTTTGACTAATCTACTTGTATTTGGCAAAACTTCATTAGTTTGTTCACAAAAGAAGGCAGCTTTAGAAGTTATCAAAAACAGAATGCAAGATCTAAGTATTTTTTGTTTATTTATGTTGAACAGTAGAAACATGAATAAAAAGAATTTCTATTTACCATTAAGAGACTATTTAGATTTTTTAGAAAATTATGATTCAAAGGCTGATTTAAGACCACAAAGAATTTTAAGAAAAAAAGAAATTGAGTTCGTTAATAATATTGAATCATTAAGTTCAGATTTAAGATTTGAAAAAGCTGTTAAACTAATTAGCAACTTTAAAGAAAACTTTAATGAATTAAATAGTAATTTTTGAGCAAAAGCAAGATTATTAAATTCTAATCTAGTGTATCCAAAACAACTTAATTTTTCTAGTGAAAAAGATATTACTAAACAAATGTTAAAACTAAATAAAGTCTATGGAAAAATTTGGAATCCAAAAAATTATAAAGTTAAGAAAGTCTCATCAATTATTTTTAATTCATTTAAGAATTTTTATGGTGATTTAAACATTGTGTTACCCTTAATTGACGACTTAAAAGAAGCAGATTTTGGTTATGTTGAGTCATTATTAAAAATAATTCCTAATGAAAACGGAAGCTTAACAAGCAATATTTTAGAATTAAAAAAATTTATAGCTGAAAGAATTATTGAGAAAGTTAATAAATTTACAGAACAAGAAAAAGAAGATTATCAAGAATTTGCTGCAACAATTAGATTAGCTACTCTAGAACCTTATAAATTTATTAAGAAATTTCCGAATATAATAAAAAAACTATTTCCGATTATTATAGTTACCCCTGAAGCGGACCTTTCAGAATGGAAAAAGAAAGAATTTGATTATGCAATTTTAGATGAATCTAGTCAAATATTTTTAGAAAAAGGTCTCCCCGTTTTATATTTAGCAAAAATTAAAATTTTAGCCGGAGATGATCAACAAATGAAACCAAGCAATTGATTCGGGTCGCGTTTGAGTGATGATGAGTCAATTTATGGCAAGGTAGATAGTTTATTAGATTTTGCAAAAGGAATAGGCGTTTACAATGTGCTTTTAGATAAGAACTATCGTTCGAATTATGCTGCACTAATGACATTTAGTTCAAAGAATTTTTATAATTCTAATTTAGATATTATAGATTCTGCTAGTGATATTACTGATTATAGTCCAATTGATGTTTATGAAGTTAATGGTAAATGAGAAGATAATAAAAATGAACTTGAAGCACAATTAGCCATTAAACTGGCTAAAGATAATTTAGTTAAATACAATAAAATTATTTTGCTTTGCTTTAATGCTAAACAACAAGACTACATCACAAATGAAATATTTAAAAAACATCCGAAATTAGAAAACGCAGTAAATAATAATTTATTACTATTAAGAAATATAGAAAACATACAAGGGGATGAAGCAGATTTAGTTATTGTATCTGTAGCTTATGACAAATCAGTTTCAATTTACTCAACTTATGTTGGTCGCCCAGGTGGTAAAAATGCGTTAAACGTTGCTATTAGTAGGGCAAAAGATAAAATGATTGTAGTTAAAAGTCTAAAAGCGGAAGATTTGACAATTAATACAAGTAACGATGACTCTTTAATCTTTAAAAAATGATTAAAATTCTTAGAATTAGATAAAAACGATAAACAAAACTTCTTAAATTTAGAAAACCAATTCATTTCCAAAATTAATCCGCATAATTCCAATGAAGACATAAAAAATGATTCTAATTTTAAAAATGAAATTAAAAATTATTTAACTAGTTTATTAAAAGATAAACCATTCTTAGAATTAGTAGAAAACGAAAATTTAGGTACTGTCTTGGTTGACTTTTCGATAAAAAGAAGTGGTACAAATATCTTTAGTATTATTGTTGATGACTACAACTATTCTAATAATGTTGAAGAATATGTTAGACAAAAGGATTTAATTAAGTTTATTAAATCAAAAAAATATGAAATATATTGATTAGATAGAATTAATTGAGAATTTAATAAGAGTGAAATTGAATTATTAATTCATTCATTACGTGAAGTTTCAAACGAAAAAACCATTATTCAAACTTTAGATATACCTACGCATCAATTGGAAAATATAATGGGAGATGAATCTAAATTAAATGAAATTAAGAAACAAATTAAAGAGCAAGAAAAGAGTTTAAAAGATAAAAATATTGAATACCAAACTTCTGACCAAAGTAGCTTTATTAATGTTAATTCCAATATAGATCAAAACGATAATTTAGAAGATGATTTTAATTCAACAATAACAACATATGTTATTGATAAGAATCAGTCTAATGATTATATAGAAAATGTATATCCAGAAATTGATAGCGACAATTCTACTGAAAATATTTTATCAAATAATGAAAATTATTTAGAAAGACCTGTTTTAAAAATAGCTTCATTTGAAGAAACTAAAAAACAATGGGAAGACACATTAACAACTGAAGCTGTAATACTTGATACAAACCAATTGCAAAATAAAGAACAATAG
- the aspS gene encoding aspartate--tRNA ligase yields the protein MESRKIYNADLSLKDVNKKVTLHGWIANKRRFGNITFIDLRDKTGIVQCIYQGDLKINKESCVQIKGTVLKRKQENTQLKTGKIEVLINKIEVFNESKEELPFSIRDDIDTKEEIRFETRFLDLRRPKMQQNIIMKSKLMFALREFMNENDFLEIETPMLAKSTPEGARDFVVPTRNKNEFWALPQSPQLFKQLLMASGFERYYQLARCFRDEDSRKDRQPEFTQLDIEASFLKVEEFQKIIEKMFIHVFNKLKIKKLKAPFKRIKYFDSIRDYGNDKPDIRFDNKIVDIDNFCNETNFDIIKNAASKRLLFFENKISRADFKNLEEIALKNKANILFYFVYENNEIKLTNFANKVKEESLRLVKENNNKEGTYFIVANSYLNASTSLGAVRNEINYKFNKPNTDYEFLWITDWPMFELDEETNKWQAAHHPFTQFDHKIDELEKLPYEKIMAKSYDLVLNGFELGSGSARIYDKKTQEKMFDFIGLTKKQQEDKFGWFLKAFDYGLPPHCGIGLGLDRLAMIIAGEKSIRDVIAFPKNSKNQDLFTKAPSALTSEQLAEIHIKIDEK from the coding sequence ATGGAAAGTAGAAAAATTTATAATGCTGATCTTTCTTTAAAAGATGTTAATAAGAAAGTGACTTTACATGGATGGATTGCAAATAAAAGACGTTTTGGAAATATAACATTTATTGATTTAAGAGATAAAACTGGAATAGTTCAATGTATTTACCAAGGCGATTTAAAAATAAATAAAGAAAGTTGTGTTCAAATAAAGGGCACAGTTTTAAAAAGAAAACAAGAAAATACACAACTTAAAACAGGAAAAATTGAAGTTTTAATAAACAAAATTGAAGTATTTAATGAATCTAAAGAAGAATTACCATTTTCAATAAGAGATGATATTGATACAAAAGAAGAAATTAGATTTGAAACTAGATTTTTGGATTTGCGTAGACCTAAAATGCAACAAAACATAATAATGAAAAGTAAATTAATGTTTGCACTTAGGGAATTTATGAATGAAAATGATTTCTTAGAAATTGAAACACCAATGCTAGCAAAAAGTACTCCAGAAGGCGCTAGAGACTTTGTAGTTCCTACAAGAAATAAAAATGAATTTTGAGCACTACCTCAAAGTCCACAACTATTTAAGCAATTACTAATGGCTTCTGGATTTGAAAGATATTATCAATTAGCTCGTTGCTTCAGGGATGAAGATAGTCGTAAAGATAGACAACCAGAATTTACTCAATTAGATATCGAGGCTTCATTTTTAAAAGTTGAAGAATTCCAAAAAATAATTGAAAAAATGTTTATTCATGTATTTAATAAATTGAAAATTAAGAAGCTAAAAGCTCCATTTAAAAGAATTAAGTATTTCGATTCAATAAGAGATTACGGTAACGATAAACCAGATATTAGATTCGATAATAAAATTGTAGACATAGATAATTTCTGCAATGAAACAAACTTTGACATTATTAAAAATGCAGCTTCTAAAAGATTATTATTTTTTGAAAATAAAATAAGCAGGGCAGATTTTAAGAATCTAGAAGAAATTGCATTAAAAAACAAAGCAAATATTCTTTTTTATTTTGTATATGAAAATAATGAAATTAAACTTACAAACTTTGCTAATAAGGTTAAAGAAGAATCATTAAGATTAGTTAAAGAAAATAATAATAAAGAAGGCACATATTTCATTGTTGCTAATAGTTACTTAAATGCATCAACTTCCTTAGGCGCAGTTAGAAACGAAATTAATTATAAATTTAATAAGCCTAACACAGATTATGAATTTTTATGAATTACAGATTGGCCTATGTTTGAATTGGACGAAGAAACAAATAAGTGACAGGCTGCTCACCATCCATTTACACAATTTGACCATAAAATAGATGAATTAGAAAAATTACCATATGAAAAAATAATGGCTAAATCATATGACCTAGTATTAAATGGATTTGAATTAGGATCAGGTTCTGCTAGAATTTATGACAAAAAGACCCAAGAAAAAATGTTCGATTTCATTGGTTTAACAAAAAAACAACAAGAGGATAAATTTGGTTGATTTTTAAAAGCTTTTGATTATGGGTTGCCTCCTCATTGTGGTATTGGATTAGGACTTGATAGACTAGCTATGATTATTGCTGGAGAAAAGTCAATTAGAGATGTTATTGCGTTTCCAAAAAACTCAAAAAATCAAGATTTATTTACTAAGGCTCCAAGTGCTTTAACAAGCGAACAACTTGCCGAAATCCACATTAAAATAGATGAAAAATAA
- the hisS gene encoding histidine--tRNA ligase, whose amino-acid sequence MINKIKGTRDYQPSEFRLLDTIKKVFISQCNAYNVDLIETPIIEAAELYKRSVAGSDIVKKEMYEFEDKGKRAIALRPEGTAGFVRALVENKWYASKNNKFAYFGPMFRYEQPQKGRYRQFYQAGVEIIGDSNPYLDCELISLANNILKILDMKYILKINSIGDIESRKKYEDALREYLLDYKDELTTLSQERLDKNVLRILDDKIDGKKDFLKKAPKIKDYLSDESKKYFEEVTKLLDELNIKYQIDYSLVRGLDYYDQLVFEFVSTSQGSGSQSTLIGGGRYSSLIQELGGPKIGASGFGFGIDRCMDIIIEENGEDENYGVDILIASTQEENKIKLFSLANELRNYNIKVEFINDAIKSKKIFDKAEKLNASCVIFDDKFNEQNTFVCKILNDKKIVFAYTEDGFIDLMMFLEENGIIDESLIEEIEE is encoded by the coding sequence ATGATAAATAAAATCAAAGGTACAAGAGACTATCAACCATCAGAATTTAGGTTGCTCGATACTATAAAAAAAGTTTTTATCTCACAGTGCAATGCATATAATGTTGATTTAATTGAAACACCAATTATTGAAGCTGCAGAGCTATATAAAAGAAGTGTTGCAGGTAGTGATATAGTAAAAAAAGAAATGTATGAATTTGAAGACAAGGGCAAAAGAGCAATAGCTTTAAGACCAGAAGGAACAGCGGGTTTTGTTCGCGCTTTAGTTGAAAATAAATGATATGCTTCAAAAAATAATAAATTCGCTTATTTTGGGCCTATGTTTAGATATGAGCAACCACAAAAAGGGAGATATCGTCAATTTTATCAAGCGGGTGTAGAGATTATCGGAGATAGTAATCCATATTTAGATTGTGAATTAATTTCTTTAGCTAACAACATCTTAAAAATCCTAGATATGAAATATATTTTAAAAATAAATTCAATTGGAGATATAGAATCTAGAAAAAAATATGAAGATGCTTTAAGAGAATACTTATTAGATTATAAGGATGAATTAACAACATTAAGTCAAGAAAGATTAGATAAAAATGTTTTAAGAATCTTAGATGATAAAATAGATGGAAAAAAAGATTTCCTAAAAAAAGCTCCTAAAATTAAAGATTATTTATCAGATGAAAGCAAAAAATATTTCGAAGAAGTTACTAAATTATTAGACGAATTAAATATCAAATATCAAATTGATTATTCATTAGTTAGAGGTTTAGACTACTATGACCAATTAGTTTTCGAATTTGTAAGTACCAGTCAAGGATCAGGCAGCCAGTCAACTTTAATAGGAGGAGGTAGATACTCAAGTCTTATTCAAGAATTAGGCGGCCCTAAAATCGGTGCTTCAGGTTTTGGATTTGGAATTGATCGCTGCATGGACATTATTATTGAAGAAAATGGTGAAGATGAAAATTATGGTGTTGATATTTTAATAGCTTCAACTCAAGAGGAAAATAAAATAAAACTTTTTAGCTTAGCAAATGAGTTAAGAAACTACAATATTAAAGTTGAATTTATAAATGATGCAATAAAGTCTAAAAAAATATTCGATAAGGCTGAGAAGCTTAATGCATCGTGTGTTATATTTGATGATAAGTTTAATGAACAAAACACATTTGTTTGCAAAATTTTGAATGATAAAAAAATTGTGTTTGCTTACACAGAAGATGGATTTATAGATTTAATGATGTTTCTTGAAGAAAATGGAATAATAGATGAATCATTAATTGAAGAAATAGAAGAATAG